One window of the Dehalococcoidia bacterium genome contains the following:
- the rpsM gene encoding 30S ribosomal protein S13, with amino-acid sequence MARIAGVDIPNDKRLDVALTYIYGIGRTRALEVCQNTGIDPARKVRDLSDEELNRLREFIDRNYKVEGELRAEVRQNIQRLIEINCYRGIRHRRGLPVRGQRTRTNARTRKGPRKTVAGKRRAKVRK; translated from the coding sequence ATGGCGAGAATCGCCGGAGTAGACATACCCAATGACAAGCGGCTGGATGTGGCCCTGACCTACATCTACGGCATCGGCCGCACCCGCGCCCTGGAGGTGTGCCAGAACACGGGTATCGATCCCGCCCGCAAGGTGAGGGACCTCTCGGACGAGGAGCTGAACCGGCTGCGGGAGTTCATCGACCGCAACTACAAGGTGGAGGGGGAGCTGCGGGCGGAGGTGCGGCAGAACATCCAGCGGCTCATCGAGATCAACTGCTACCGTGGCATACGTCATCGGCGGGGCCTGCCGGTGCGGGGGCAGCGCACCCGCACCAACGCCCGCACCCGCAAGGGCCCCCGCAAGACGGTGGCTGGCAAGCGGCGGGCCAAGGTCAGGAAGTAA
- the rpsK gene encoding 30S ribosomal protein S11: MPRPRPSSGVRRRDRKNIPVGRAYIQSTFNNTIVTLTDPQGNVISWASGGTVGFKGSRKGTPYAASVAAETAARRAVEHGLRQVEVLVKGPGSGREPAIRALQAAGLQVTSIRDVTPIPHNGCRPPKRRRV; encoded by the coding sequence ATGCCACGGCCGAGACCCAGCAGCGGCGTCCGGCGGCGCGACCGCAAGAACATCCCTGTGGGGCGCGCCTACATTCAGTCCACCTTCAACAACACCATCGTCACCCTCACCGACCCCCAGGGGAACGTCATCTCCTGGGCCAGCGGCGGCACCGTGGGCTTCAAGGGGTCCCGCAAGGGCACGCCCTACGCCGCCAGCGTGGCTGCCGAGACGGCCGCCCGTCGCGCCGTGGAGCACGGCCTGCGCCAGGTGGAGGTGCTGGTGAAGGGGCCGGGCAGCGGTCGCGAGCCGGCCATACGCGCCCTGCAGGCAGCCGGGCTGCAGGTCACCAGCATCCGCGACGTCACCCCCATTCCCCACAACGGCTGTCGGCCGCCGAAGCGGCGCCGCGTCTAG
- the rpsD gene encoding 30S ribosomal protein S4 — protein MGRYTGPVCRLCRRAGVKLYLKGNKCYTNCVLEKRPYPPGQHGPERRQFRLSDRGIQLREKQKARYIYGMMERQFRRFFEEARRQKGVTGENLVKLLERRLDNVVYRLGFAESRNQARQLVRHGHITVNGRKADIPSMLLRPGDTVGWTPQGQRTALFEMAKAQVGSRQVPSWLSLDTEAMTGRVLSEPNLEEVPVFFNTASIVEYYSR, from the coding sequence ATGGGACGTTACACCGGCCCTGTCTGCCGCCTGTGCCGGCGGGCGGGCGTGAAGCTCTACCTGAAGGGGAACAAGTGCTACACCAACTGCGTCCTGGAGAAGCGGCCCTACCCGCCCGGCCAGCACGGCCCCGAGCGACGTCAGTTCCGCCTGTCCGACCGTGGCATCCAGCTACGGGAGAAGCAGAAGGCGCGCTACATCTACGGGATGATGGAGCGCCAGTTCCGCCGCTTCTTCGAAGAGGCCCGGCGCCAGAAGGGCGTCACCGGCGAGAACCTGGTCAAGCTGCTGGAGCGGCGGCTGGACAACGTGGTCTACCGGCTGGGCTTCGCCGAGTCGCGCAACCAGGCGCGGCAGCTGGTGCGACACGGCCACATCACCGTCAACGGTCGCAAGGCGGACATCCCGTCCATGCTGCTGCGGCCGGGCGACACGGTGGGCTGGACGCCGCAGGGGCAGCGCACCGCCCTGTTCGAGATGGCCAAGGCCCAGGTGGGCTCCAGGCAGGTGCCCTCATGGCTCTCTCTGGACACTGAGGCCATGACGGGGCGGGTGCTCTCGGAGCCCAACCTGGAGGAGGTGCCCGTGTTCTTCAACACGGCCTCCATCGTGGAATACTACTCGCGCTGA
- the infA gene encoding translation initiation factor IF-1 gives MPKKDTIEVEGIVRESLPNAMFRVELPNGHMVLAHASGKMRMHFIRILPGDRVLVELSPYDLSRGRITYRFRESGEAAR, from the coding sequence ATGCCAAAAAAGGACACCATCGAGGTGGAGGGCATCGTCAGGGAGTCGTTGCCCAACGCCATGTTCAGAGTAGAGCTGCCCAACGGACACATGGTGCTGGCCCACGCCTCGGGCAAGATGCGCATGCACTTTATCCGCATCCTGCCCGGCGACCGGGTGCTGGTGGAGCTTTCTCCCTACGACCTGAGCCGTGGGCGCATCACCTACCGCTTTCGCGAGAGCGGGGAGGCAGCGCGATGA
- a CDS encoding DNA-directed RNA polymerase subunit alpha: protein MTLQEVLELPRIEIEEDQGDYARVVVAPLLPGFGITLGNSLRRVLLSSLPGAAITQVLIEGVLHEFSTIPHVKEDTIEFLLNVKAIRLRALSDRPATLVLDIQGREGEITAADIQVPEHIEVVNPEQHLLTVDSPEARLHIEFTVETGRGYRPASQTDGLPIGTIAVDAIFTPVRRVSYRVEPTRVGQASNYDRLILEVWTDGTVGAVEAVSRGADMLLQHLRLFTSMGRAAAPVLSRGIGAGLLISEDQYNMPIDDLDLSMRTYNCLRRSGITTVGQVLERTEEELLSLRNFGRKSYEELRQRLAELGILPLTAETLTGATEEEEEEELAEEGELAEEAQPEAAAPAEAVQEPVAEAPPEAEMKAPTPKEEKKRERRKEKAPAETIAGGDGQEAPEAEEIDPRWAKLRELKQQAEEEE, encoded by the coding sequence TTGACCCTGCAAGAGGTGCTCGAACTGCCCCGCATCGAGATCGAGGAGGACCAGGGCGATTACGCCCGGGTAGTGGTGGCGCCCCTGCTGCCCGGCTTCGGCATCACCCTGGGCAACTCCCTGCGCCGGGTGCTCCTGAGCTCCCTGCCCGGGGCAGCCATCACCCAGGTGCTCATCGAGGGGGTGCTGCACGAGTTCTCCACCATACCCCACGTCAAGGAGGACACCATCGAGTTCCTCCTGAACGTGAAGGCCATCCGGCTGCGGGCCCTGTCCGACCGTCCGGCCACCCTGGTGCTGGACATCCAGGGGCGGGAAGGGGAGATAACCGCCGCCGACATCCAGGTCCCCGAGCACATCGAGGTGGTAAACCCCGAGCAGCACCTGCTCACCGTGGACTCTCCCGAGGCCCGTCTGCACATCGAGTTCACGGTGGAGACGGGCCGCGGCTACCGTCCCGCCAGCCAGACCGATGGCCTGCCCATAGGCACCATCGCTGTGGACGCCATCTTCACCCCTGTGCGCCGCGTCAGCTACCGGGTGGAGCCCACCCGCGTGGGGCAGGCCAGCAACTATGACCGCCTGATACTGGAGGTGTGGACCGACGGCACCGTGGGTGCGGTGGAGGCCGTCAGCCGCGGCGCCGACATGCTCCTGCAACACCTGCGGCTGTTCACCAGCATGGGCCGCGCTGCCGCCCCGGTCCTCAGCCGCGGCATCGGTGCTGGCCTCCTGATCTCCGAGGACCAGTACAATATGCCCATCGACGACCTGGACCTCTCCATGCGGACCTACAACTGCCTGCGCCGCAGCGGCATCACCACCGTGGGACAGGTCCTGGAGCGCACCGAGGAGGAGCTGCTGTCCCTGCGCAACTTCGGCCGCAAGTCCTACGAAGAGCTGAGACAGCGCCTGGCCGAGCTGGGCATCCTTCCTCTGACGGCCGAGACCCTGACGGGCGCCACCGAAGAGGAAGAAGAGGAGGAGCTGGCTGAGGAGGGGGAGCTGGCCGAAGAGGCGCAGCCCGAGGCGGCCGCCCCGGCCGAGGCTGTCCAGGAACCGGTCGCGGAGGCCCCGCCCGAGGCGGAGATGAAGGCGCCGACCCCCAAGGAGGAGAAGAAGCGGGAGCGGCGCAAGGAGAAGGCCCCAGCCGAGACCATCGCCGGCGGCGACGGCCAGGAGGCGCCCGAGGCCGAGGAGATCGATCCCCGCTGGGCCAAGCTGCGGGAGCTCAAGCAACAGGCAGAGGAAGAGGAGTGA
- the rpmJ gene encoding 50S ribosomal protein L36: MKVRPSVTRRCDKCKVVRRRGVVYIICPNPRHKQRQG, translated from the coding sequence ATGAAGGTGCGACCTTCGGTGACCCGTCGCTGCGACAAGTGCAAGGTGGTGCGGCGCCGGGGCGTGGTCTATATCATCTGCCCCAACCCGCGCCACAAGCAGCGCCAGGGCTAG